A window of the Streptomyces griseochromogenes genome harbors these coding sequences:
- a CDS encoding DUF6745 domain-containing protein — MVTSVQPQVGRAFLGHYDAAPFAYHDAFASMGATGIEPVTGLMDVARNAGWWWAMPHTAVLTERPTILHRDRDGRLHHETGPALAYPDGFSIHAWHGTRVPADLVECGWDTQRILTEPNAEVRRCAIERVGWDQFIADAGLTQIGESVPDPGNPGHTLALYDAPEALYDEPVRVLLCTNGSVERDGTRRKFGLTVPASIDDPIHAAAWTFGWPVAEYRDLEVRR, encoded by the coding sequence CTGGTCACCAGCGTCCAGCCTCAGGTCGGCAGGGCATTCCTCGGACACTATGACGCCGCTCCGTTTGCCTACCACGACGCGTTCGCAAGCATGGGCGCAACCGGAATCGAACCTGTCACCGGCCTTATGGACGTGGCCCGCAACGCAGGCTGGTGGTGGGCCATGCCGCACACCGCCGTCCTCACGGAACGCCCCACCATCCTCCACCGCGACCGCGATGGCCGCCTCCACCACGAAACCGGACCGGCACTCGCCTACCCCGACGGCTTCTCCATCCACGCCTGGCACGGAACCCGCGTTCCCGCCGACCTGGTCGAATGCGGCTGGGACACCCAGCGGATCCTCACCGAACCCAACGCCGAAGTCCGCCGCTGCGCCATCGAACGCGTCGGCTGGGACCAGTTCATCGCGGACGCCGGCCTCACCCAGATCGGCGAATCCGTCCCCGATCCCGGGAACCCGGGACACACCCTCGCCCTGTACGACGCCCCTGAAGCCCTCTACGACGAACCGGTGCGGGTGCTGCTGTGCACCAATGGCAGCGTCGAACGCGATGGGACGCGACGCAAGTTCGGCCTGACCGTGCCCGCCAGCATCGACGATCCGATCCATGCGGCCGCCTGGACGTTCGGCTGGCCCGTGGCTGAGTACCGCGACCTGGAGGTCCGACGGTAG
- a CDS encoding S8 family peptidase: MGNTPVSGLSSKHGQACCVPEVVRCQNKLPHRTAAARRARLACSSSLATRGMNTPTRWGHGHPCPPATAEAQPNRGGRSRPRLDSTVSQPGFGMPGADPLERQTVNPHRKSRRGRILVATALGTTLLVGAVTTAMAGQGSSGSGNSASPVLPKSAPTASEPVSDLVIGYKSKAQEAHSETAVRAGISAAAAKTGLKLSYERRLSVGAALVSLGGAQPAKDVTKLMDHFRADPDVAYAVPNGHMQAQSVTSPNDPRFAEQWDLTEPTAGMNVQDAWGTTTGKGVTVAVLDDGIAKHSDLDANVIQGADLVSNTFTANDGDGRDDDPSDPGDGVKKGECGKDLGGKPLRPEDEPSSWHGTHMAGIIAAPSDNGNGIAGVAPGAKLEPVRVLGRCGGNDADISDGIMWAAGEHVDGVSDNQTPANVINMSLGSKGDCSPIVQSAIDKAVQLGSTVVVAAGNRGKEPAPVDASQFTPANCKNIITVAAADREGNRAEYSNFGQVDITAPGGDIRKNDGDGILSTFNSGTGAPAAENFAFEVGTSQATAHVSGLVALMLSANPELTPAEIKTAIQANARPIPGKCDGGCGAGLADAAKTVAAAAKGVPGSGSPSDSASGSPSDSPSDSASDSPSDAPASPDAPPTTSAPSDGSGSEGAGAGTDLSACLHDSCQVEVTGGDTIQLDGADGVDELEINSVSANAVDMTGASGSGSQSAKQSAPGTSQLNNLVVDIIKVDGDRATIRLS, translated from the coding sequence ATGGGTAACACCCCAGTCTCGGGCCTAAGTTCGAAGCACGGCCAAGCGTGCTGTGTCCCCGAGGTCGTACGGTGCCAGAACAAGCTTCCGCACCGTACGGCCGCGGCACGCAGGGCGCGGCTCGCGTGTTCATCGTCTCTGGCGACGCGGGGCATGAACACGCCCACTCGGTGGGGTCACGGTCATCCCTGTCCGCCGGCAACGGCGGAGGCCCAACCGAACCGAGGCGGCAGGAGTCGTCCCAGGCTCGACAGCACCGTCAGTCAACCCGGCTTCGGCATGCCCGGAGCCGATCCGCTCGAAAGGCAGACAGTGAATCCGCATCGCAAATCCCGGCGGGGTCGAATACTCGTCGCCACGGCGCTCGGCACCACGCTCCTTGTCGGCGCCGTGACCACCGCCATGGCCGGGCAGGGCTCCTCCGGGTCCGGCAATTCCGCCTCCCCCGTGTTGCCGAAGTCAGCGCCGACGGCCTCAGAGCCGGTGTCCGACCTGGTCATCGGTTACAAGTCGAAGGCGCAGGAGGCGCATTCTGAGACGGCGGTACGCGCGGGAATCAGCGCAGCGGCCGCGAAGACCGGCCTGAAGCTGTCGTACGAGCGCCGTCTGAGCGTCGGTGCGGCTCTGGTGAGCCTGGGCGGAGCACAACCCGCCAAGGACGTCACCAAGCTCATGGACCATTTCCGCGCCGATCCGGACGTGGCCTACGCCGTTCCGAACGGCCACATGCAGGCGCAGTCCGTCACGTCGCCCAATGACCCGCGCTTTGCCGAACAGTGGGACCTGACCGAACCCACGGCAGGCATGAACGTGCAGGATGCCTGGGGCACCACCACGGGCAAGGGTGTGACGGTCGCAGTGCTGGACGACGGCATCGCCAAGCATTCCGACTTGGATGCCAACGTCATCCAAGGGGCCGACCTCGTCTCTAACACGTTCACGGCGAACGACGGCGACGGCCGCGACGACGACCCCTCCGACCCGGGTGACGGGGTCAAGAAGGGTGAGTGCGGCAAGGACCTCGGCGGGAAACCGTTGCGGCCCGAGGACGAGCCCTCCAGCTGGCACGGTACCCACATGGCGGGCATCATCGCCGCCCCGTCCGACAACGGCAACGGGATCGCGGGCGTCGCACCCGGGGCCAAGCTGGAGCCTGTACGGGTGCTCGGGCGTTGCGGCGGGAACGACGCCGACATCAGCGACGGAATCATGTGGGCCGCGGGCGAACACGTCGACGGCGTCTCCGACAACCAGACTCCCGCCAACGTCATCAACATGAGTCTGGGGAGTAAAGGCGATTGCAGCCCAATCGTGCAGTCCGCCATCGACAAGGCCGTCCAGCTCGGTAGCACGGTCGTCGTTGCCGCTGGTAACCGCGGCAAGGAGCCCGCGCCGGTGGACGCCAGCCAGTTCACCCCGGCCAACTGCAAGAACATCATCACCGTGGCCGCCGCCGATCGCGAGGGCAACAGGGCCGAGTACTCCAACTTCGGCCAGGTGGACATCACGGCTCCCGGAGGTGACATCAGGAAGAACGACGGGGACGGCATCCTCTCCACGTTCAACTCCGGCACCGGCGCCCCCGCTGCCGAGAACTTCGCGTTCGAAGTGGGCACCAGCCAGGCCACCGCGCACGTCTCCGGGCTCGTCGCCCTGATGCTCTCGGCGAACCCCGAGCTGACGCCCGCAGAGATCAAGACGGCCATCCAGGCCAACGCGCGACCGATTCCCGGCAAGTGCGACGGTGGTTGCGGCGCAGGGCTTGCCGACGCCGCCAAGACGGTCGCGGCCGCCGCGAAGGGCGTCCCGGGGTCTGGCTCGCCCTCGGACTCCGCCTCGGGCTCCCCGTCGGACTCTCCGTCGGACTCCGCGTCGGATTCCCCGTCGGACGCGCCCGCGTCGCCTGACGCCCCGCCCACTACGTCCGCGCCGTCGGACGGGTCCGGATCCGAAGGGGCGGGGGCCGGCACGGACCTCAGCGCCTGCCTCCACGACTCCTGCCAGGTCGAGGTGACCGGCGGGGACACGATCCAGCTCGACGGCGCCGACGGAGTGGACGAGCTCGAGATCAACAGCGTCTCCGCCAACGCGGTGGACATGACGGGTGCGTCCGGCAGCGGCTCTCAGAGCGCCAAGCAGTCCGCCCCAGGCACCTCACAGCTCAACAACCTCGTGGTCGACATCATCAAGGTCGACGGCGACCGGGCGACCATCCGCCTTTCCTGA
- a CDS encoding FHA domain-containing protein produces the protein MEYGNPPLFLAIEGSFLKLDPVRTYTMGRDPQSDVVFQETAISRNHAQIYWGGTSWVLEDLNSTNGTYGLGQRISLAEAGHGSVFRLGDEAEGPQLRFTGQPGPQDGAKAASLTRIGRSSDNDLVVRGTEVASYHGEFRCTPSIHEVVDLGTPHGTYVNGRRVERARLQPDDTITVGHRSFRLIGDQLRPSADAQESSLMVRQPGAALTGVREAVGHHPATGREESFPRLDPSVTVGTCGRGGMNERRGPWGRRPRRRGPVN, from the coding sequence GTGGAGTACGGAAATCCGCCCCTGTTCTTGGCGATCGAGGGAAGCTTCCTGAAGCTCGATCCCGTCAGGACGTACACCATGGGTCGTGATCCGCAGTCGGACGTGGTGTTCCAGGAGACCGCCATCTCCCGGAACCATGCCCAAATCTACTGGGGCGGTACGAGTTGGGTCCTGGAGGACCTGAACAGCACCAACGGCACCTACGGCCTCGGCCAGCGCATCTCGCTGGCCGAGGCCGGCCATGGTTCAGTGTTCCGCCTCGGCGACGAAGCCGAGGGCCCGCAGCTTCGCTTCACCGGTCAGCCGGGGCCGCAGGACGGCGCCAAGGCGGCCTCCCTCACCCGTATCGGCCGTTCGTCCGACAACGATCTGGTCGTCCGCGGGACCGAAGTCGCTTCATATCACGGCGAATTCCGATGCACTCCATCCATCCACGAGGTCGTCGACCTGGGCACGCCCCACGGAACCTACGTCAACGGCCGTCGCGTCGAGAGGGCTCGGTTGCAGCCCGACGACACCATCACGGTGGGCCACCGCAGCTTCCGACTGATAGGAGATCAACTCAGACCCTCTGCCGATGCACAGGAGTCATCTCTGATGGTCCGTCAACCAGGGGCTGCCCTGACTGGGGTCCGGGAAGCAGTAGGCCACCACCCCGCCACGGGCCGCGAAGAGTCCTTCCCTCGCCTGGATCCCAGTGTCACAGTGGGGACCTGCGGACGGGGAGGCATGAATGAACGCAGGGGGCCATGGGGGCGGAGGCCACGGAGGCGTGGGCCGGTGAACTGA